From the genome of Trachemys scripta elegans isolate TJP31775 chromosome 2, CAS_Tse_1.0, whole genome shotgun sequence:
gttaaaaaaaaaagtcaacttaGAGTTTACTTATGTTTTCAACAAATAAATAGTAACCCATGTAAACCCTAGATCCATCTTTAGATcttcccattgatatcaatgatcAGCTATTGACAGGCTATAGCCTAACTGATTGGTGAAAAGTTCTGGTTGGTGAACACTTTAGGGTCAGCATATAGTATAATGCTACTATAGTATGGTGCTTTATTTTCAGCTCTGAAAAATTTACATATAAAATTAATGAAGCAAAATGGTATTAAAACCAGGAATAACACATATGTACACAATTTTCTAGTTAAAGTGTCCATGGTGGGGAGACCCATTAGTGTTCTTACAAGTTTCAATCAGGGTGAATATTGGGTCCTTTTGTGAcctttgcaagaagctgggaaatgtgcaacaggggatggatcacttgatgattacctgttctgttcattccctctagggcacttggcattggccactgttggaaggcaggatactgggttagatagacctttggtctgacccagtatggctgttcttatttaaCCATTTAGGGTTCACCTCCTATTTACTTTACTCAAGTTAttagtctcattgacttctagGGGACTATTCTTATAAGGAAAGCAGGTTATGGCCCCCTGTGTCAGTTTTACCAGCTGCACACTGGTGATAATACTGACCCCCAACTGTTGGGGGTGTAATGATTGTAAAGTGTGCTGAGGAAGAGCAGCTTTGTACAAATGCTAGTTAGTGTGTACGttttaaacagtaaaaataaaaatcttacctTTCTTGCAGATACTGTAACAATCTTTTTCGTTAACAAAGTTATTGGCGTTTCCACCGCAACCTGTATAGCTGAACTCTTCACATGATTGACTCTTTGAGTTGTAGTAATAGCGGGTCACAGAAGCTGAACACGATCCTTCATCTTTTGGGCTATAGCATAATGAGGGGCCagcttaaaagaaaaagaaatcactgTAATCTTCAGTAGATTTGACTTGTTGCATGTCAAACAAAACTCGGGGCAATACTGCACCAAATTACCACTGACTCAGTAGGACAGGCTCCTTACGTCCCCATCAGTAAACCAAATACTCATCTCAGATACCATATAAAGAGCCCTCACACAATCACACTGCATGTGAGATTTAGCAGTTCATTGTACATAGTGCTGTGTAGCTGATAAATATGAATAATTTGGAGCCACTTGCTGATTTCTTACACATTTATATAGgaatgacttcaataggactacttcgTGAGTAAGGAAGGCATAGTTTTGCCCTTAAGCCATTCAATGATTTGAAAAGTacaactaaataaataattttttatacAAGTTCAGAATcggattagttttttttttttttttaaatcagaattgtGTCTTTGTTACTGTTGATATTTGCCCATTCTTTAAATGTGCAAGAGAAACTAAACTTTTCACCCGTGAAAGTGTTGCCAATTCTGCCATGAGCCAAACCTAATGAAGGTGTCATGATGCATGTTATGATGGCTGCTTATTCATCTAATGATAGTTTTATGCATCTGGTATACATTTGAGGTTCTGCTACAAAGCTTATATAGTTACCTGCTTACAGTAACTATCTTTCCCTTTGAACATGAGGCAACAAAGAGTCACAACTCCCAATAAAAGTTCTTTGCCTTCTGAGATCAAATGAGTGCTGAAAGCAAATAACCTGGCCGTGTCTCTCAGGTCTTTAATTTTAAGGCGGCCCTCTGTCCCTGAACTTCAGGCACTATCCACCTAAAGCCCAGCAACCACTGTGTTATACGGAACTGTGGCAACACAGGCACACACAACCAAATTTTGCCCTCATTTACACCCCTACAATCCCTCAGAAGTCGAGGGGTTGTCTTGGTATAATTGTTGGGCAGGATTCAGGTTGTAATACAATATTTTTACATTGGTGGTTTTGTCCTTTACGTAACAGGCAGTGGAGGTTGATGATTCCTGAAAGTGTGTAGTCAAAATTGACATGCACAGATATGCTCAGAAACACATTATAGCAATGAGCAAATACTGTTTAAAGTCTGATAGAGGCAAAGCCTACTTTAAAGGTGTCTTCAtaggtaaaaagaaaaacaacatttgTATTGATAAACGCCATCTTTTTTATTGatagcacattaaaaaaataagttattttagtAGAATGTTGGAGTAATCATTACTTTTCTGAGGCAAACAGTAGTCCATACAAGAATCTTCATCTTGGAAGTTGTTATCATTTCCATAGCATCCACCATAGATAAATTTCTCACACTTCATTGAACTCAGGTTGAAGGAATATCTTTTTAGGTAACCTCTACATGGTCCTGGATCAGCCTCCAGCCTGCATATTTTGGGTACTTCTATAATAAAGAGCATTTAAACATCAAAGCACAGTTAAGCTAAACTTTATTACATCTTTTCTCACTTGTTTTCCACTGGCAAAGATACTTCTCAACTTATTTAAGTTCTGCTGATATGCTTAAGAGATATACAATTGATTGTTAAAATACAACATTAGACTGAGCATCTTAAATGCATTAGGGATAGACCATGATGAGCTCCAAAAAGAAGCCAGGCAAATACAATCCATCTTAGTCCTTTCATCAGTGGAGTGATTTTATTGGTTTAGCCAATAAAGCCCTAAGAAGCCTccattcagtgggagttttatccTAGCTAGGGTTGTAGGATCAACCCTAGTACTACCAGTACTGTTACAGGCAAAATGAGAAATCCAGGAGAAAAAACAGTTGGCAAAATCCACTGAGTAAGGAAACCTTCATCTGCTCCCAGAAATTTCTTGGTGTGGATATTTGTGAAGGCATCACACCTGAAAGCTACTAGCTAGGGTATCATTTTGGCTCATGTGATAGGCATATACACCTGTACCcaaatataacatgacccgatataacaggaattcggatacaacacagtaaagcagcactccagaggGGCGGGGCTCTgaactctggcggatcaaagcaggttcgatataacgcggtttcacctagaacgcagtaagatttttttgctcccgaggacagcgttatattggggtagaggtttaTATGCAAACTACAACTTTTATTAAGTTTTATTGTAGCTggaaggaaatactttttaaaaatagaatttgggGGTCTACGCCTTCAATTGATGAAGCAGCAAAATGTTGATAGAATGCAACCTTCCCCAGAAGTTCAAGGATGCTTTTAGACTAGGTAATGGGTACCCACAGGCATGGCTGCAGAGCATAGTAAAAGTTTTAGGAGGGAAACCCTGCAAGAGAGCCATAGAAATGTTAGTGAAAAACAACAAGATGGAGCTTTCTGACCTTACTGAGCGAATAGGCTCCTAAGCTTATCTTTACAGAAAGCATACACATCAGAAGGACTAAGGAGCTATTCTGATGTGCTGGGGGGATAAGAGAAGCGATCAGTAGTCTGTTTCGCTTAATGCAAACCTGAGCAGCGAACTATTAACCAACAGCACAGGATAACCAAGATATCCCAGGATGCCCAAGCCAATTCTGGGGTGAGGACCCCTGTGTCTGaataaagggagagagaaaggacttACTCCGGATCATCCAGCAGCTTTTCTCACAGCTTTCCAAGCTTCGGAAGTTGTTGGCATTGCCCTCGCAGCCCCCGTAAGTGAACTCCTGGCATGTCTGAGTGTACCTGTTGTAGTACCACCTCGGGATGAGAGCCCGGCAGGGACCTTCCtctgggggcagcaggcagaCCTCTTGGTTTGGGGCTGTAAAGAGAGACAAGCGCTTTCGGGGTCAGTCACCAGGC
Proteins encoded in this window:
- the TFPI2 gene encoding tissue factor pathway inhibitor 2 isoform X1 — encoded protein: MNSSASFRSCLALGSLLLLLEQVLGAPQALAAPNQEVCLLPPEEGPCRALIPRWYYNRYTQTCQEFTYGGCEGNANNFRSLESCEKSCWMIRKVPKICRLEADPGPCRGYLKRYSFNLSSMKCEKFIYGGCYGNDNNFQDEDSCMDYCLPQKTGPSLCYSPKDEGSCSASVTRYYYNSKSQSCEEFSYTGCGGNANNFVNEKDCYSICKKAGSKKSSFKKSRNKLPKTMRKLQEKI
- the TFPI2 gene encoding tissue factor pathway inhibitor 2 isoform X2 gives rise to the protein MNSSASFRSCLALGSLLLLLEQVLGAPQALAAPNQEVCLLPPEEGPCRALIPRWYYNRYTQTCQEFTYGGCEGNANNFRSLESCEKSCWMIRKVPKICRLEADPGPCRGYLKRYSFNLSSMKCEKFIYGGCYGNDNNFQDEDSCMDYCLPQKTGPSLCYSPKDEGSCSASVTRYYYNSKSQSCEEFSYTGCGGNANNFVNEKDCYSICKKGSKKSSFKKSRNKLPKTMRKLQEKI